tatatatatatatatatatatatatatatatatatatatataatatatataatttatatataatttcatttcCCTAATAAAAGTCATATactaaaacaaaaaaaaaaaaaaaaaaaaaaaaaaaaaaaagtaaataaataaataattgtttatgtgaataaatatatatatatatacaatcacatatatgtataatatttaatattttttttttttccatcatTTTTGCaataattaaatgaaaaaaaaaattaaatgcataaaaataatacataattatatatatatatatatattatgtctTATCCCGTatcatacatttttttttttttttttttttttttttttaaaaccttCAATAGTGAACATATTATATCCATTCGTaacatgtttatataatctacataaatatatattatatatcctttatatatatatattatttatttttaatttttttttttttttttgttatcttatttttttttaaatgtaataatatatttttatttcttcaattTTTATGATGTGTTTACCttatgaaaatgatatatttttttgaaaatatatatatacataaatacatatcttttttatattttttttattttttttatttttttatttttttattttttttcatatttgtataaaaccatcttttaaaaataaaaaaaaaaaaggaccttttaattcatttttgttACAAATACACCATTTGGCATATatcatacataaaaaaaaataaataaaattaaattaaatattaagtTATATTCTCAAAAAATAgacataaaatttttatttatttttttcttcaaaaaaatacatatatttatatataactttttcAAATTTTATTTCCGTTAATGGGTTTTAAACAAGAGATGGTTCATTCATAAAAATGGTATCTTGCAtatctatataaaaaaaggaaagaaatataaacacacatatatatatatatatatatatatatatatatatatatgtatattcataaacattttaatttaCTTATAGATATCATTTTATCCTTCTTTTTTGTACTTACCAGAGTGAATATCAAAAGTATTTAAAACTTCATCAAACACAAAAAACGTTccacatattaataatatactaTTGTCTTTGCAGCATTCAAGAAATGCATTTTTGATTATTAGTGGTATGCACcctttaaaagaaataaacaaaaaggtaatgaataaatataaacaagtGTAACTTTAtgtaaatacatatatatatatatatatatatatataatcattgaatatatttatattgtttcatttttatttctcaTGTTTACCTCTTTTGTATAATTTAAGGGCATCTTCTTCATTAATATTTCCTTGTTTCTCATGAACTAACCAGTTTCCAACCTTTTTAGAGCTACTTAAAATGAGctcttttatttcattttttatttcttcttcattatttaacATCTCAACAATTTCTTCGAAGTCGTACGTCCTTTCATTTAATGATGGAAGGTAAAATATATCctgtacaaaaaaaaaaaaaaaaaaaaaaaaaaaaaaaaaaaaaaaaaatatatatatatatatacaaatatacatagcatatatatatatatatatatatattttctcatACCTTTAAGGTGTCGCCAAATTGAGCTATGAATGGATGGAATACACTCAAGTTTCTAGGCTTTGTTATAGATATACATACCCTTATATTTTGACccttatgaaaataattaatatcaGTACACAATCTATCTATTGCAGTTTCATTGTGACCTACATCTAAAATAACAGCACGAGGATATTGTTCATTGTGTTCTAAATTATGTGGTGAgaacattttctttatatattgtatctGCTCAGTAGCTAAATATTGTATTCTTAAAGGTGGTTTAATTGGTATAATAGATTTTAAAAAGtaatctatatttatatttaatatttctaaGGCACGCAATGCTATTCTtgaattttcttcattatatcTTTCTCCTCTTGGTTCAGGCTCTACGGTATGTATAGTACAATTTAATTCTTTTGCCTTATCAAagacatttttatatatagctACTGATGGTCCTATTACAACATTAGAatcctttttaaaaattccaattttttcattacatATAATAGGCAAATTATCacctaatatatttaaatgatcaTATCCTATAGAAGTAATTACAATAACTTCTGGTTTGGTTAATATATTAGTTGCATCTAAGCGCCCTCCTATTCCTGTTTCTATTACAGCATAATCTACccttttatttaaaaagtgTAAAAATGCAACCAGCGTaataatttcaaaaaaagatggatttatatataatttttttgctTTATTTAATACTTCGTTTACTAAATGTATTAACTCTTTTTCACTTATGGGTTCATCGTTTACTATTATTCTTTCTCtcaaagaaaatatatgagGTGATGAAAAAAGACCCaccttatatttttttaatttaagacatgtatatattttataacataCAGAACCTTTCCCATTTGTTCCTGCAACATGAatagttttatatttatcacaaGGGTGACCAAAAGATTCATTCAATTTTTTGGGGTTATCAAGTCCTAATTTTAGGGCATgggttttatataataattctaaaCACTCACTGTAAGATTTTATTTCTcccttattatttattttatgtaatacGTCACTCATAACATgctcatcatttttatcaatcgaattatttatattatttttatcataatttccacttttttcattcatatggtttatatcatttgtgttacttttatcattttgatttttttccattttgctcttttttaattaaaattatgaacTGTTCAGGCAAATATTGTACTacctcaaaaaaaaaaaaaaaaaaaaaaaattgtttatTATGTTAAAGGTATTATATGTTGCCCTAAGtcgttttctttttttttttttcaatatatttataaatataatgtaattttttttttttttttttttttttttttcagctagccaaaaaatattaatatatatatatatttatttaataatattttgaaagaatatatatgaacaaaaatttatatatgggTGTGATATTATAATAGGGGcgatttaatttttaagaataaaaacaaagaaagtatatataatatataatatattataagtataataaatatatacagtgcttttctttttttaaaaaacttaaaatgttatatatatatatatatatatatatatatatattttgatatttcataattataatattttctcatttataaagtttataatgatattttttatgttacccaataatatataccataatgataataaaaaaaataaactaccatatatatataccttttttaagaaataataaaagatattatgttatttatgagtacaaaacaaataaatgacaataaaatatttgtaataatatatagtttcctttttaatacataaatatttgttaTCAAAAAGTGGAAGGGTATATAAACAAAtgattctttttaaaaacttGGAAAATATTAACTTTTAACAACgcatatgaaataaatatttatttgttaagGTGGTAAAGCGTGTttgtaaacatataaatatgataatatttaaataaatgataacaacagaaaaaatattatatatatatatatataataacattttgagtggaatcaaaaaaataaaataattttccttttttttttttttagtgcaaaagaataatttttaaggaaatatatatacaattgtaaataccaaaaaaaaagaaacagtCAATTTTTCATTCCAGTGACATTTAAAAGTGTACACATTCTTATATCaattataagaaaattatataaaaatattttatttaattatcctatattaattatatatataatatataaatccccttgtacttttttttataaacgtaactaaaaaaaaaaaaaaaaaaagtacaattaatttataagttttaaataattttatcaaaaaatatatatcatatacatatttatataataaacttagagacacataatattatttatgaaaatatacaaatgctaaaatatttattgtataattgaatattataaaaattatatatacatatatatatgtttttttttttcttttccatGTTCTTTTATAAAGCTcttcaataaaaatattacatacatattattatatatatattgtaagtTCTTCAATAAAagtattacatatatatatagtattttttctttgtttttttataatatcttcaagaaaaatattatagataCATAGTTATCTCATTATTTATCtatttgttaattttttatgtaattatgaaaatatgatATGCACAAGAATAtcgtttaaaaaaaaaaaaatatatataaatgtaaattataaaaaaaatatatatataatatatataatatatatattatatatacatataatattacattaatattacatatatttggaatacttaaaaatttttagaGGATACTATgtgaaattattatatgtttctataaagaaaatatgattAGTACACAATAATACATGCAATTCCTATGAATATCATATCTACTAATGAACatcaattaaaaaatactACATGTaggatattaatatatatatataatatatatattatatatgcttCTGTAcacataatttataaaaatatttatttttaagcacattattatatatataaattttatatgttttaaaaaataaaaaacatatatatatatatatgtatgtattataataaaagaatatatatatttaatttaaaaaaaaaaaaaaaaaaaattcatattattaaactTTTCCTTTTAAAATTCCAAAAATCTGAgctaaattttattttttgtttttttattttttaaaaactattcaaattcaaaaaaaatatttattttaatataaaataattttatcacATGCTCttcttatcattttattttaaatagcatttttaaaaaaatactatatttttttttttttaaaataaataatttacctatatatataaattacatatatatattacatatatatatttatatttatatataagaataaattatattataattacataaaaggatagaaattttttttcattttttgttaaatacaaaaaaaaaattaacatatccccaaaaaaataaaaatatatatatatatatatatgtatgtattatatttttatatttataacatacAATATAGTATTTTATTagctatatataatatttttcttaaagataaaatatatattttatattcttttaatatattttttgaatcttttcctttttattttatttcatcatgGCACCAAAAGCAAAAATCGTTTTAGTTGGCTCAGGTATGATTGGAGGAGTAATGGCTACCTTAATTGTTCAGAAAAATTTAGGAGATGTAGTTTTATTTGATATTGTAAAGAACATGCCACATGGAAAAGCTTTAGATACATCTCATACTAATGTTATGGCCTATTCAAATTGTAAAGTAAGTGGTTCAAACACTTATGACGATTTATTAGGAGCAGATGTAGTAATAGTAACAGCTGGATTTACCAAGGCCCCAGGAAAGAGTGACAAAGAATGGAATAGAGATGATTTATTaccattaaataataaaattatggtTGAAATTGGTGGTCATATTAAGAAGAATTGTCCAAATgcttttattattgttgtaaCAAATCCAGTAGATGTTATGGTTCAATTATTACATCAACATTCAGGTGTtccaaaaaacaaaattgttGGATTAGGTGGTGTATTAGATACTTCAAGAttgaaattttatatatctcaaaaattaaatgtatgCCCAAGAGATGTCAATGCACACATTGTTGGTGCTCATGGAAATAAGATGGTTCttttaaaaagatatattactGTAGGTGGTATCCCATTACaagaatttattaataacaaGTTAATATCTGATGCTGAATTAGAAGCTATATTTGATAGAACTGTTAATACAGCTTTAGAAATTGTAAACTTACATGCATCACCATATGTTGCACCTGCTGCTGCTATTATCGAAATGGCTGAATCCTACTTAAAAGATTTGAAAAAAGTATTAATTTGTTCAACATTGTTAGAAGGACAATATGGACACTCAGATGTATTTGGTGGCACACCTCTTGTTTTAGGTGCCAATGGTGTTGAACAAGTTATTGAATTACAATTAAATAGCGAAGAAAAAGCTAAATTTGATGAGGCCATAGCTGAAACGAAGAGAATGAAGGCATTAGCTTAAGCcaaaaatgtataatattatgtaaatattatatgtatatattatatataatatattacttatTATATGCAAAAAAGAGAAAGACAAATTCAGATAACATATACCATTACTCAAttggaaaaaataaaggaaatatataaatatatatatatatatatatatatatatatattatgtatatttttcttg
This region of Plasmodium sp. gorilla clade G2 genome assembly, chromosome: 13 genomic DNA includes:
- a CDS encoding dihydrofolate synthase/folylpolyglutamate synthase, which gives rise to MEKNQNDKSNTNDINHMNEKSGNYDKNNINNSIDKNDEHVMSDVLHKINNKGEIKSYSECLELLYKTHALKLGLDNPKKLNESFGHPCDKYKTIHVAGTNGKGSVCYKIYTCLKLKKYKVGLFSSPHIFSLRERIIVNDEPISEKELIHLVNEVLNKAKKLYINPSFFEIITLVAFLHFLNKRVDYAVIETGIGGRLDATNILTKPEVIVITSIGYDHLNILGDNLPIICNEKIGIFKKDSNVVIGPSVAIYKNVFDKAKELNCTIHTVEPEPRGERYNEENSRIALRALEILNINIDYFLKSIIPIKPPLRIQYLATEQIQYIKKMFSPHNLEHNEQYPRAVILDVGHNETAIDRLCTDINYFHKGQNIRVCISITKPRNLSVFHPFIAQFGDTLKDIFYLPSLNERTYDFEEIVEMLNNEEEIKNEIKELILSSSKKVGNWLVHEKQGNINEEDALKLYKRGCIPLIIKNAFLECCKDNSILLICGTFFVFDEVLNTFDIHSDMQDTIFMNEPSLV
- a CDS encoding L-lactate dehydrogenase yields the protein MAPKAKIVLVGSGMIGGVMATLIVQKNLGDVVLFDIVKNMPHGKALDTSHTNVMAYSNCKVSGSNTYDDLLGADVVIVTAGFTKAPGKSDKEWNRDDLLPLNNKIMVEIGGHIKKNCPNAFIIVVTNPVDVMVQLLHQHSGVPKNKIVGLGGVLDTSRLKFYISQKLNVCPRDVNAHIVGAHGNKMVLLKRYITVGGIPLQEFINNKLISDAELEAIFDRTVNTALEIVNLHASPYVAPAAAIIEMAESYLKDLKKVLICSTLLEGQYGHSDVFGGTPLVLGANGVEQVIELQLNSEEKAKFDEAIAETKRMKALA